Proteins encoded within one genomic window of Heptranchias perlo isolate sHepPer1 chromosome 35, sHepPer1.hap1, whole genome shotgun sequence:
- the LOC137302305 gene encoding uncharacterized protein, with amino-acid sequence MCARKYLQNDEINEVNKEGRKHKRKGQPKKIVQDYTKFIDDDEETALEFSNRPSPSFIATSRSDTTRGSGSMEPSRGDSSHDMPAGYSDPWATPAAMREYLPKEEEESVQDSPAQSASTSLSRGTREVGQCRNAAFGGQQPEGEVEEVLASKFLELQQEGFHILHRDLMQLQEILGEGINSFSRKLGKRLVRLSNQMSVLVELLRNINTALVPSPSVQSSVACQTTNKEVQDPSGTMSSLTSTTEQAEPEAINSRVSATPLLSATLRKRRSPATTRSGGTPSKVVRTGI; translated from the exons ATGTGTGCTCGGAAATATCTGCAGAACG ATGAGATAAATGAAGTAAACAAGGAAGGACGAAAGCACAAGCGAAAAGGCCAGCCAAAGAAAATTGTTCAGGACTACACCAAATTTATTGATGACGACGAGGAAACCGCATTAG AGTTCAGCAACCGTCCCAGCCCCTCCTTCATCGCCACATCCAGGTCagacaccaccagagggagcgggTCCATGGAGCCTTCTCGTGGGGATAGTAGCCACGATATGCCAGCTGGCTACTCCGATCCATGGGCCACTCCAGCGGCTATGAGAGAATACCTgccaaaggaggaggaggagagtgtccagGATAGTCCAGCACAAAGTGCTTCCACGAGTCTTTCTAGGGGTACCAGGGAAGTTGGCCAATGCAGAAATGCTGCGTTTGGGGGCCAACAgccagagggagaggtagaggagGTTCTTGCTTCCAAATTCTTGGAGCTACAACAGGAAGGGTTTCACATCTTGCATAGAGATCTGATGCAGCTGCAAGAAATCTTGGGGGAAGGAATCAATAGTTTTTCCCGGAAACTGGGCAAGAGGCTAGTTAGACTGTCCAATCAAATGTCAGTTTTGGTGGAGCTCCTGCGTAACATTAATACCGCCCTGGTGCCCAGTCCCTCTGTACAGAGCTCAGTCGCCTGTCAAACCACCAATAAGGAGGTTCAAGACCCTTCTGGGACAATGTCTTCCCTCACCTCCACAACAGAGCAAGCTGAGCCAGAGGCCATAAACAGCAGGGTGTCCGCCACTCCTCTGCTGTCTGCCACACTCAGGAAACGTCGGTCACCTGCAACAACAAGGAGTGGTGGAACACCCTCAAAAGTAGTTAGAACAGGTATATAA